The proteins below come from a single Eucalyptus grandis isolate ANBG69807.140 chromosome 3, ASM1654582v1, whole genome shotgun sequence genomic window:
- the LOC104437944 gene encoding 3-ketoacyl-CoA synthase 10: protein MPSSEQHLLATEIVDRGIKSSGPNAGSPTFSVRVRRRLPDFVQSVNLKYVRLGYHYLISHGVYLATIPVLVLVFGAEVGSLSREELWRKLWEDARDDLATVLSFFGVFVFTLSVYFMSRPRSIYLVDFACYKPHDDLQVTKAQLIDHAIRSKKFDESTIEFQRRILHASGIGDETYVPKPILAGENCATMKEGRAEASTVMFGALDELFEKTRVRPKDVGVLVVNCSIFNPTPSLSAMIINHYKMRGNILSYNLGGMGCSAGIIAVDLARDMLQGNPNNYAVVVSAEMVGYNWYQGKERSMILPNCFFRMGCSAVLLSNRRRDFHRAKYRLEHVVRTHKGADDRSFRCVYQEEDEQRFKGLRVSKDLVEIGGEALKTNITTLGPLVLPFSEQLLFFAALLRRHLFGDGSQPYPKKPYIPDYKLAFEHFCVHAASKTVLDELQRNLGLSEGNMEASRMTLHRFGNTSSSSIWYELAYLEAKERVRRGDRVWQIAFGSGFKCNSLVWKSMRRVRKPNKSPWLDCVDRYPVAL from the exons ATGCCGAGCAGCGAGCAGCACCTCCTCGCCACCGAGATCGTCGACCGCGGCATCAAGTCCTCCGGCCCCAACGCCGGGTCCCCGACGTTCTCGGTCCGCGTCCGCCGCCGCCTGCCGGACTTCGTCCAGTCCGTGAACCTCAAGTACGTCAGGCTGGGCTACCACTACCTGATCAGCCACGGCGTGTACCTGGCCACCATCCCGGTCCTGGTGCTCGTGTTCGGCGCCGAGGTCGGGAGCCTGAGCCGGGAGGAGCTGTGGCGGAAGCTGTGGGAGGACGCGCGGGACGACCTGGCCACCGTGCTCTCCTTCTTCGGCGTGTTCGTGTTCACGCTCAGCGTCTACTTCATGTCGAGGCCGCGCTCGATCTACCTCGTTGACTTCGCTTGCTATAAGCCTCACGACGATCTCCAG GTGACCAAGGCTCAGTTGATCGACCACGCCATCCGATCCAAGAAGTTCGACGAGTCCACGATCGAGTTCCAGCGGCGGATCCTCCACGCCTCCGGCATCGGCGATGAGACCTACGTCCCGAAGCCCATCCTCGCCGGCGAGAACTGCGCCACCATGAAGGAGGGCCGCGCTGAGGCGTCCACGGTCATGTTCGGCGCGCTCGATGAGCTCTTCGAGAAGACCCGGGTCCGCCCCAAGGACGTCGGTGTCCTCGTCGTCAACTGCAGCATCTTCAACCCGACGCCGTCGCTCTCCGCGATGATCATCAACCACTACAAGATGAGGGGCAACATCCTCAGCTACAACCTCGGCGGCATGGGGTGCAGCGCCGGGATCATCGCAGTCGACCTGGCCCGCGACATGCTCCAGGGGAACCCGAACAACTACGCTGTCGTCGTGAGCGCCGAGATGGTCGGGTACAACTGGTACCAGGGGAAGGAGCGCTCCATGATCCTCCCGAACTGCTTCTTCCGCATGGGCTGCTCCGCCGTGCTGCTCTCGAACCGCCGCCGCGACTTCCACCGCGCCAAGTACCGGCTCGAGCATGTGGTTCGCACGCACAAGGGAGCCGATGACCGCAGCTTCAG GTGCGTTTACCAAGAGGAAGATGAGCAGAGGTTCAAGGGGCTAAGAGTGAGCAAGGACCTGGTGGAGATTGGCGGCGAAGCCCTGAAGACCAACATCACCACGCTCGGCCCTCTCGTCCTCCCCTTCTCCGAACAGCTCCTCTTCTTCGCTGCCCTCTTGCGGCGGCACCTCTTCGGCGACGGGTCACAGCCGTACCCCAAGAAGCCCTACATACCGGACTACAAGCTCGCCTTCGAGCACTTCTGCGTCCACGCCGCCAGCAAGACTGTCCTGGACGAGCTCCAGAGGAACCTCGGGCTTAGCGAAGGGAACATGGAGGCCTCCAGGATGACTCTCCACAGGTTCGGGAACACATCGAGCAGCAGCATCTGGTACGAGCTGGCCTATCTGGAGGCCAAGGAGAGGGTGAGGAGGGGAGACCGGGTGTGGCAGATCGCCTTTGGCTCCGGCTTCAAGTGCAACAGCCTGGTTTGGAAGTCAATGCGCCGCGTGAGGAAGCCGAACAAGAGTCCCTGGTTGGATTGCGTTGACAGATACCCGGTTGCCCTCTAA
- the LOC104437945 gene encoding uncharacterized protein LOC104437945, translating to MELGTSIFGSPLGCRCIPPKAHACRGLSRRPRTRNSLPSKIPSFGPDRDGYLPLRHMVSDGYVGSGGFGVSTKADGALGNGRGKIYKRLDSCLVIPPPGGRKPRAIVKFLGGAFIGAVPEVTYSYLIELLAKEGFLIIAVPYNVTFDHARAASEVYEKFHCCLDNVLTSGLPDDKLSAADLVDLPLFSVGHSNGALLQVLAGSYFSEKIPKANAIISYNNRPASEAVPYFEQLGPLVSQVMPLMEVSPVYNIARNASGDAFKMLFDTAGAVIAEYDQEALVSLNKFIDQLPLVLNQVSEGISEFKPTPSENCDYFKNAYNVPHTLLLKFSVDPIDETDLLEETLKPRVESFGGTLEKVQLSGNHITPCAQEPKWQAGYLYTPADAIAQGLKTLSLNEARVLSRTISDWFRSFEA from the exons ATGGAACTGGGCACGTCGATTTTCGGCTCCCCGCTCGGATGCAGATGCATCCCTCCGAAGGCTCACGCTTGCCGTGGACTCAGCCGCCGCCCTCGAACCCGGAACTCGTTACCGTCCAAGATTCCATCTTTCGGTCCCGATCGGGACGGCTACCTTCCCCTTCGGCACATGGTCTCTGATGGGTACGTGGGAAGTGGCGGCTTTGGCGTCAGCACTAAAGCCGACGGCGCTCTTGGCAACGGCAGAGGCAAGATATACAAGAGGTTGGATTCTTGCTTGGTGATACCACCGCCCGGGGGGAGGAAGCCGCGAGCCATCGTCAAGTTCTTGGGCGGTGCCTTCATTGGAGCTGTTCCTGAAGTCACCTACAG CTATTTGATTGAGCTTCTGGCGAAAGAGGGGTTTCTGATCATCGCTGTGCCGTACAACGTGACCTTTGACCATGCCCGAGCTGCTAGTGAAGTATATGAGAAGTTCCATTGCTGCTTGGATAATGTCTTGACATCTGGATTGCCCGATGACAAGTTATCTGCTGCTGATCTTGTTGATCTACCTCTCTTTTCTGTTGGTCACAG CAATGGTGCACTTCTCCAAGTACTAGCCGGAAGTTACTTTTCTGAGAAGATACCAAAG GCCAATGCCATAATATCGTACAACAACCGACCAGCATCGGAGGCAGTTCCTTACTTTGAGCAG CTGGGTCCTCTTGTTAGTCAAGTGATGCCACTTATGGAGGTGTCCCCTGTTTACAATATTGCTAGAAATGCCTCAG GAGATGCATTCAAAATGTTATTCGACACAGCTGGTGCTGTGATAGCAGAGTATGACCAGGAAGCCCTAGTCTCTTTGAACAAGTTCATTGATCAGTTACCTTTAGTACTAAATCAG GTCTCTGAAGGGATATCAGAGTTCAAACCAACACCCTCTGAAAACTGTGATTACTTCAAGAATGCATACAATGTCCCACACACTCTTTTG TTGAAGTTCAGTGTGGATCCTATTGATGAGACGGATTTACTGGAAGAGACACTAAAGCCTCGAGTTGAGTCCTTTGGGGGGACATTGGAAAAGGTGCAGCTAAGTGGTAACCATATCACGCCATGCGCACAG GAACCAAAATGGCAAGCTGGTTACCTGTATACCCCGGCGGATGCTATTGCTCAGGGGCTCAAGACTCTATCTTTGAATGAGGCTAGAGTTCTCTCTAGAACTATAAGCGACTGGTTCAGAAGTTTCGAAGCATGA